One window from the genome of Streptococcus halotolerans encodes:
- a CDS encoding 50S ribosomal protein L23, which produces MNLYDVIKKPVITEKSMLDLEAGKYTFEVDTRAHKLLIKQAVEAAFEGVKVASVNTVTVKPKEKRVGRYTGFTSKTKKAIITLTADSKAIELFAAEAE; this is translated from the coding sequence ATGAATTTGTATGACGTAATCAAAAAACCTGTAATTACTGAAAAATCAATGCTTGATCTTGAAGCAGGTAAATACACTTTTGAAGTTGATACACGTGCACATAAACTTTTGATCAAACAAGCTGTTGAAGCTGCGTTTGAAGGTGTTAAAGTGGCAAGTGTAAACACTGTAACAGTTAAACCAAAAGAAAAACGTGTTGGTCGTTACACAGGTTTCACTTCAAAAACTAAGAAAGCTATCATCACTCTTACAGCTGATTCAAAAGCAATCGAGTTGTTTGCAGCTGAAGCTGAATAA
- the rplD gene encoding 50S ribosomal protein L4 → MANVKLFDQTGKEVSSVELNDAIFGIEPNESVVFDVVISQRASLRQGTHAVKNRSAVSGGGRKPWRQKGTGRARQGSIRSPQWRGGGVVFGPTPRSYGYKLPQKVRRLALKSVLSSKVADEKIVAVEALSFAAPKTAEFAKILSALSIDSKVLVIVEEGNKFAELSARNLKNVKVATATTASVLDIVNADKLLVTKEAISTIEEVLA, encoded by the coding sequence ATGGCAAACGTTAAATTATTTGACCAAACTGGTAAAGAAGTTAGTTCAGTAGAACTTAACGACGCAATCTTTGGTATCGAACCAAATGAATCAGTTGTCTTTGATGTTGTTATCAGCCAACGTGCTAGCCTTCGTCAGGGTACTCACGCGGTTAAAAACCGTTCAGCAGTATCAGGTGGCGGACGCAAACCATGGCGCCAAAAAGGAACTGGACGTGCTCGTCAAGGTTCTATCCGTTCACCACAATGGCGTGGTGGTGGTGTTGTCTTCGGACCAACTCCTCGCTCATACGGATACAAACTTCCACAAAAAGTTCGTCGCCTTGCCTTGAAATCAGTTCTTTCATCTAAAGTAGCTGACGAAAAAATTGTAGCTGTTGAAGCTCTTTCATTTGCAGCTCCAAAAACTGCTGAATTCGCTAAGATTCTTTCAGCACTTAGCATCGACTCAAAAGTACTTGTTATCGTTGAAGAAGGAAACAAATTTGCTGAACTTTCAGCTCGTAACCTTAAAAACGTTAAAGTTGCAACTGCAACAACTGCAAGTGTTCTTGATATCGTAAACGCAGACAAACTTCTTGTTACTAAAGAAGCAATCTCTACAATCGAGGAGGTTCTTGCATAA
- the rplC gene encoding 50S ribosomal protein L3: protein MTKGILGKKVGMTQIFTESGEFIPVTVIEATPNVVLQVKTVETDGYEAVQVGFDDKREVLSNKPAKGHVAKANTAPKRFIREFKNIEGLEVGSEITVDTFEAGDVVDVTGTTKGKGFQGVIKRHGQSRGPMAHGSRYHRRPGSMGPVAPNRVFKNKRLAGRMGGNRVTIQNLEIVQVVPEKNVILIKGNVPGAKKSLITIKSAVKAAK, encoded by the coding sequence ATGACAAAAGGAATCTTAGGGAAAAAAGTGGGAATGACTCAAATCTTCACTGAATCAGGTGAATTTATCCCTGTTACTGTCATCGAAGCAACTCCAAACGTTGTGCTTCAAGTGAAAACTGTTGAAACAGACGGTTACGAAGCAGTTCAAGTTGGTTTTGACGACAAACGCGAAGTGTTGAGTAACAAACCTGCCAAAGGTCACGTAGCAAAAGCTAACACGGCTCCTAAGCGCTTCATTCGTGAATTCAAAAACATTGAAGGCTTAGAAGTTGGTTCAGAAATTACTGTAGATACATTCGAAGCTGGAGATGTTGTTGATGTCACTGGTACAACTAAAGGGAAAGGTTTCCAAGGTGTTATCAAACGTCATGGTCAATCACGTGGTCCTATGGCTCACGGTTCTCGTTACCATCGTCGTCCAGGTTCAATGGGACCTGTTGCGCCTAACCGCGTTTTCAAAAACAAACGTTTGGCAGGACGTATGGGTGGCAACCGTGTGACGATTCAAAACCTTGAAATCGTTCAAGTTGTTCCAGAGAAAAACGTTATCCTTATCAAAGGTAACGTACCAGGTGCTAAGAAATCTCTTATCACTATCAAATCAGCAGTAAAAGCTGCTAAATAA
- the rpsJ gene encoding 30S ribosomal protein S10: MANKKIRIRLKAYEHRTLDTAAEKIVETATRTGATVAGPVPLPTERSLYTIIRATHKYKDSREQFEMRTHKRLIDIVNPTQKTVDALMKLDLPSGVNVEIKL, encoded by the coding sequence ATGGCAAACAAAAAAATCCGTATCCGTTTGAAAGCATACGAACATCGTACACTTGATACAGCGGCAGAAAAAATCGTTGAAACTGCGACACGTACAGGTGCTACTGTAGCTGGACCAGTTCCACTTCCAACAGAACGTAGTCTTTACACAATTATTCGTGCGACTCACAAATACAAAGATTCTCGCGAACAATTTGAAATGCGTACTCACAAACGTCTTATTGATATTGTGAACCCAACTCAAAAGACTGTTGATGCTTTGATGAAGTTGGATCTTCCAAGTGGTGTTAACGTAGAAATCAAACTGTAA
- a CDS encoding helix-turn-helix domain-containing protein: protein MKLSTTQINELKTYLKDQAFSQFHRRLQVVLFKAEGLTYKEITTLIGFSKYAIWSLTRKYEAEGISALLKKTRGGRHHQYLTHEEEEAFLNEQLTASLTGEFVTINSLYQAYQERVGKQATRSDSRIRTVNFKKYRQQTMVTES from the coding sequence ATGAAACTATCGACAACACAAATCAATGAATTAAAAACTTACTTGAAAGATCAAGCGTTCTCACAATTCCATAGACGCCTTCAAGTGGTGCTATTTAAGGCAGAAGGTCTCACTTATAAAGAAATCACCACTCTTATTGGCTTTTCAAAGTATGCTATTTGGAGCTTAACGCGCAAATACGAAGCGGAAGGCATTTCAGCTCTCCTTAAAAAAACACGTGGTGGTCGACATCACCAGTATCTGACTCATGAGGAAGAGGAAGCTTTTTTAAACGAGCAGCTAACAGCGTCATTAACTGGTGAATTCGTGACAATCAACTCTCTTTATCAAGCTTATCAAGAGCGTGTTGGGAAACAGGCTACAAGAAGTGATTCAAGGATTAGAACGGTCAATTTTAAAAAATATCGTCAACAGACAATGGTTACAGAAAGTTAG
- a CDS encoding MATE family efflux transporter: protein MKEKRQLLRIALPAMAEQFLQMLMGFVDNYLVAQLGLIAVSGVSIANNIIAIYQALFIALGAAVSSVLSRYLAQKRLDQAHQSMSDALFLTSLISLVLGLVSIVGNVWFLKLLGTSLLVAREGGLYFAVVGGGIASLGLLTSMGAIVRVQGYTKLPMKISLLTNLLNALLSALSIYVFHLGIVGVAVSTVLARTVGTGLLMKKLPTKEIINHLRWKIDKKLIQIVIPAAGERLMMRAGDVVIIAIVVAFGAEVVAGNAIGEIVTQFNYLPAMAISVATVIEVATYATDNPRQVREVVKISFWLSTVMMYGLAGAIFLLKTPLIALFLEDNQAIQASYTVILFSLMGVPATAGTLVMTATWQGLGNAKLPFYATSLGMWCIRIGLGYVLGISLNLGLNGVWLATVLDNLFRWVFLTYLYKKEKTC, encoded by the coding sequence ATGAAAGAAAAAAGACAATTATTACGAATTGCCCTTCCAGCCATGGCAGAGCAATTTTTACAAATGTTAATGGGCTTCGTTGACAACTACTTGGTAGCGCAACTAGGTCTTATCGCCGTATCAGGTGTTTCTATTGCCAATAACATCATCGCTATCTATCAAGCTCTTTTTATCGCACTGGGTGCGGCAGTTTCTAGCGTTCTATCACGTTATTTAGCCCAAAAGAGGCTAGATCAAGCCCATCAAAGTATGTCCGATGCGCTCTTTTTGACTAGTCTTATTAGTCTTGTCTTGGGCCTAGTGTCTATTGTAGGAAACGTTTGGTTTCTTAAGTTACTAGGGACCTCCCTTCTAGTTGCACGAGAAGGTGGACTTTATTTCGCAGTGGTTGGAGGAGGAATTGCTAGTTTAGGCTTGTTGACGAGCATGGGAGCCATCGTTCGTGTTCAGGGCTACACAAAACTACCAATGAAAATTAGCCTTCTGACTAACCTTCTAAATGCCCTCTTATCAGCTCTATCCATTTATGTCTTTCATCTGGGGATTGTCGGGGTTGCTGTTTCGACGGTTTTAGCCAGAACAGTAGGGACAGGTCTACTGATGAAGAAACTTCCTACAAAAGAGATTATCAACCACCTTCGCTGGAAAATTGATAAAAAATTAATTCAAATAGTTATCCCAGCAGCTGGAGAACGGCTCATGATGCGCGCTGGTGATGTTGTCATTATTGCCATCGTTGTTGCGTTTGGAGCAGAAGTGGTTGCAGGAAATGCGATTGGTGAAATTGTGACGCAATTTAACTATCTTCCAGCCATGGCCATCTCTGTGGCGACGGTCATTGAAGTCGCTACGTACGCTACTGACAATCCTCGTCAAGTTAGAGAAGTCGTTAAAATCAGTTTTTGGCTATCGACAGTCATGATGTATGGATTAGCAGGTGCTATTTTTCTTCTAAAAACCCCATTAATAGCCCTTTTCTTAGAAGATAATCAAGCTATTCAAGCCAGTTACACAGTTATTTTATTCTCCTTGATGGGAGTCCCTGCTACTGCAGGGACATTAGTTATGACAGCAACTTGGCAAGGTTTGGGAAATGCTAAATTACCATTTTATGCGACAAGTTTGGGCATGTGGTGCATTCGAATAGGATTAGGTTATGTTCTAGGAATAAGTTTAAATCTCGGTTTAAATGGCGTCTGGTTGGCAACTGTTTTAGACAATTTGTTCAGATGGGTATTTTTAACTTACTTATATAAGAAAGAAAAGACTTGTTGA
- a CDS encoding GNAT family N-acetyltransferase, with protein sequence MLFSYHFIEESWQGLVLYNLKEPIGKCGIVEKSSNYLLGNIHFKETDRDDTLEIGYTLHQDYAGQGYMTEAAHALKHLAMALPGINYLTAVTDHRNMASKSVLEKIGMTLVEHYPDKSLRGKDIVSDSYQMRVKD encoded by the coding sequence ATGCTTTTTTCATACCATTTTATAGAAGAAAGTTGGCAAGGACTGGTTCTTTATAACCTCAAAGAGCCCATCGGAAAGTGTGGCATTGTTGAAAAATCGTCTAATTATTTGCTTGGTAATATCCATTTTAAAGAAACCGACCGAGATGATACTTTAGAAATCGGTTATACGCTACACCAAGATTATGCGGGACAGGGCTATATGACAGAGGCTGCCCATGCGTTGAAGCATTTGGCTATGGCATTGCCAGGCATTAATTACCTGACAGCCGTTACAGATCATCGTAACATGGCTAGCAAATCCGTTTTAGAAAAAATCGGAATGACACTGGTTGAGCACTATCCAGATAAGAGTTTGAGAGGCAAAGACATTGTTTCAGATAGTTACCAGATGAGAGTTAAAGACTGA
- the thrC gene encoding threonine synthase, whose protein sequence is MTLIYQSTRDDKNQVSASQAILQGLAADGGLFTPLEMPKIELDFDRLKKASYQEVAKLVLSAFLEDFTSEELDYCITNAYDDKFDTRTIAPIVKLDNHYNLELFHGSTIAFKDMALSILPYLLTTSAKKQGVDNKIVILTATSGDTGKAAMAGFADVPGTEIIVFYPKNGVSKIQELQMTTQKGDNTHVIAIDGNFDDAQTEVKRMFNDADLRARLLEENIQLSSANSMNIGRLVPQIVYYVYAYAQLVKTGDIAKGQAINVTVPTGNFGNILAAYYAREIGVPIAKLICASNENKVLTDFFQTGTYDKKRVFKVTSSPSMDILVSSNLERLIFHLVGNDARKTKDLMENLTSKGEYHLENIDQAILNLFEAGYASEADTEVEIQKVYQENNYIEDPHTAVASAVYRAYRNRTNDEAPTVLASTASPYKFPKVAVKAVTGEDSGDDFAAVDQLHQLSGVMVPEAVRDLQMMPVRHKTVVATSDMQKAVENYLGV, encoded by the coding sequence ATGACATTAATCTATCAATCTACACGTGATGATAAAAATCAAGTCAGCGCTAGTCAAGCTATTTTACAGGGGTTAGCGGCTGATGGAGGGCTATTTACGCCTTTGGAAATGCCAAAAATTGAGTTGGATTTTGATCGTTTAAAAAAAGCCTCTTATCAAGAAGTGGCTAAACTGGTTTTATCAGCTTTTTTAGAGGATTTTACATCAGAAGAGCTGGATTATTGTATCACCAATGCCTACGATGATAAATTTGACACAAGGACAATTGCTCCCATAGTTAAACTTGACAATCACTATAATCTTGAGCTTTTCCACGGATCGACCATCGCTTTTAAGGACATGGCCTTGTCTATCTTGCCTTACCTCTTGACGACATCGGCTAAAAAGCAAGGTGTGGACAATAAAATTGTCATTTTAACCGCTACATCGGGAGATACTGGCAAAGCAGCTATGGCAGGTTTTGCGGATGTTCCGGGAACTGAAATCATCGTTTTTTATCCTAAAAATGGTGTTAGCAAGATTCAAGAATTGCAGATGACAACTCAAAAAGGGGACAACACTCACGTTATAGCGATTGATGGAAATTTTGATGATGCTCAAACAGAAGTCAAACGCATGTTTAATGACGCTGACTTGCGTGCCCGTCTGTTAGAAGAAAATATTCAATTGTCATCAGCTAACTCCATGAACATTGGTCGCTTGGTTCCACAGATTGTTTATTACGTGTATGCTTACGCTCAGTTGGTAAAAACGGGTGACATTGCTAAAGGACAAGCTATCAACGTTACGGTTCCAACAGGTAATTTTGGTAATATCCTAGCAGCCTATTATGCGCGTGAGATTGGTGTGCCGATTGCCAAGTTGATTTGTGCTTCAAATGAAAACAAGGTGCTAACAGATTTCTTCCAAACAGGAACTTACGATAAAAAACGTGTTTTTAAGGTAACTAGCAGCCCATCGATGGATATCCTAGTCTCATCAAATCTGGAACGCTTGATTTTTCATTTAGTTGGAAATGATGCGAGAAAAACAAAAGACCTCATGGAAAACTTGACGTCCAAAGGGGAGTATCACCTTGAGAATATTGACCAAGCTATCCTCAATCTTTTCGAGGCAGGCTATGCGTCAGAAGCTGATACTGAAGTAGAAATCCAAAAAGTTTATCAAGAAAACAACTATATTGAGGATCCTCATACAGCGGTGGCCTCTGCTGTTTATCGAGCATATCGCAATAGAACAAATGATGAAGCACCAACAGTTCTTGCTTCAACCGCTAGTCCTTATAAATTCCCGAAGGTTGCTGTTAAGGCGGTGACAGGAGAGGATTCGGGTGACGATTTTGCAGCGGTTGACCAGCTACATCAGTTATCAGGAGTGATGGTACCGGAAGCTGTACGCGATTTACAGATGATGCCTGTCCGTCACAAGACAGTTGTTGCGACATCGGATATGCAAAAAGCTGTAGAGAACTATCTAGGAGTATAA
- the adhE gene encoding bifunctional acetaldehyde-CoA/alcohol dehydrogenase produces MVTKTTEVTETAQVTDTQAMIDRLADQAVVALDAMADFTQEQVDHIVHQAAIAALDKHMLLAKMAVDETGRGVYEDKAIKNMYASEYIWNSIKDNKTVGVIAEDKEAGLISIAEPVGVICGVTPTTNPTSTTIFKALIALKTRNPIVFAFHPSAQQSSAEAARIVRDAAIEAGAPENCVQWIDQPSIEATGLLMNHPKVATVLATGGPGMVKAAYSTGKPALGVGAGNVPSYIAADAKIKRAVNDIIVSKSFDNGMICASEQAAIVDEDVYDEVKAEFEAHQCVVISKKSDLEKLEAAVLNEAKTAVNAKIVGKSAEEIAKLAGLKVPKGTKILLAEIKDAGPDYPLSREKLSPVLALIKSKGVKDGFAKAEAMLDLGGLGHTAVIHTEDEDLQIQYGIRMKACRVLVNSPSAEGGIGNIYNEMIPSLTLGCGSYGHNSISHNVGAFDLINVKTLAKRRNNMQWFKLPPKVYFEKNSITYLRQIKAEKVMLVCDPGMVQFGYADLVRKQLELNPNDPKIEIFSDVEPNPSTNTVYKGLEIFNRFQPDTVIALGGGSAMDAAKAMWMFFENPDVSFFGAKQKFLDIRKRTYKIPYAEKTTFICVPTTSGTGSEVTPFAVITDSDDHTKYPLADYALTPDIAIVDPALVMSVPSSVTADTGMDVLTHAIESYVSVMASDYTRGLSLQAIKLVFENLETSVKKATEESREKMHNASTMAGMAFANAFLGICHSIAHKVGGEWGIPHGRTNAILLPHIIRYNAKDPQKHAMFPKYDFFRAEKDYADIARFMGFEGKNDAELAEELARRVYKLGKAVGIDMNWKAQGVTKEQLKADADRLAEKAYEDQCTTANPKEPLISELKEIIEIAYDYKD; encoded by the coding sequence ATGGTGACTAAAACAACTGAAGTAACAGAAACAGCTCAAGTGACTGACACTCAAGCGATGATTGATCGTTTGGCAGACCAAGCGGTTGTAGCCTTAGATGCTATGGCTGATTTCACACAAGAACAAGTAGACCATATTGTTCATCAAGCTGCGATTGCTGCACTTGATAAACACATGCTTTTAGCCAAAATGGCTGTTGATGAAACAGGTCGTGGTGTATATGAAGATAAAGCGATTAAAAACATGTACGCTTCAGAATACATCTGGAACTCTATTAAAGATAATAAAACGGTTGGCGTCATCGCAGAAGATAAGGAAGCGGGTCTCATTTCGATTGCTGAACCTGTTGGTGTTATCTGCGGAGTGACACCTACAACAAACCCAACCTCAACAACAATCTTTAAAGCCTTAATTGCTTTGAAAACTCGTAACCCAATCGTCTTTGCTTTCCACCCATCAGCTCAACAATCTTCAGCAGAGGCAGCACGTATCGTTCGTGATGCAGCCATCGAAGCTGGAGCACCTGAAAACTGTGTTCAATGGATTGATCAACCTTCTATTGAAGCAACAGGACTTTTGATGAATCATCCTAAAGTAGCAACTGTGCTTGCAACTGGTGGACCTGGCATGGTTAAAGCAGCTTACTCAACAGGTAAACCTGCTCTTGGGGTTGGTGCAGGTAATGTACCAAGTTACATCGCAGCTGATGCTAAAATTAAGCGTGCTGTTAATGATATTATCGTTTCAAAATCATTTGATAACGGTATGATTTGCGCCTCAGAGCAAGCAGCTATCGTTGATGAAGACGTTTACGATGAAGTTAAAGCTGAATTTGAAGCCCATCAATGTGTGGTCATTTCTAAGAAATCAGATCTTGAAAAACTGGAAGCAGCTGTCCTTAACGAAGCTAAAACAGCTGTCAATGCTAAAATTGTTGGTAAGTCAGCTGAAGAAATTGCCAAATTAGCCGGTCTTAAAGTGCCAAAAGGAACTAAAATCCTGCTTGCAGAAATCAAAGATGCTGGACCAGATTACCCATTGTCACGTGAAAAATTGTCACCAGTCCTTGCACTTATCAAATCAAAAGGTGTTAAAGATGGATTTGCCAAAGCTGAAGCAATGCTTGATTTAGGTGGACTTGGTCACACAGCGGTTATCCATACCGAAGACGAAGACCTTCAAATCCAATATGGAATCCGTATGAAAGCTTGCCGTGTGCTTGTTAACTCACCATCAGCAGAAGGTGGTATTGGTAACATCTATAATGAAATGATCCCATCATTGACACTAGGATGTGGTTCATATGGACACAACTCAATTTCACACAACGTGGGGGCATTCGACTTGATTAACGTTAAGACATTGGCAAAGCGTCGCAATAACATGCAATGGTTCAAATTGCCACCAAAAGTTTACTTTGAAAAAAACTCAATCACCTACCTTCGTCAAATCAAAGCTGAAAAAGTGATGTTGGTCTGTGACCCAGGGATGGTTCAATTTGGCTATGCGGATCTTGTTCGCAAACAATTGGAACTCAATCCAAATGATCCAAAAATTGAAATTTTCTCAGATGTTGAGCCAAACCCATCAACTAACACAGTTTATAAAGGGCTTGAAATCTTCAATCGTTTCCAACCGGATACTGTCATTGCACTTGGTGGTGGTTCAGCGATGGATGCTGCTAAAGCAATGTGGATGTTCTTTGAAAATCCAGATGTTAGCTTCTTTGGGGCAAAACAAAAATTCTTAGATATCCGTAAACGTACTTACAAGATTCCTTACGCAGAAAAAACAACGTTTATCTGTGTTCCAACTACATCTGGTACAGGGTCAGAGGTGACACCATTTGCGGTTATTACAGATAGTGATGATCACACAAAATACCCACTTGCTGACTATGCTTTGACACCAGATATCGCTATTGTTGACCCAGCTCTTGTTATGAGTGTGCCATCTAGCGTTACAGCTGATACAGGAATGGACGTCTTGACTCACGCGATCGAATCATACGTGTCAGTTATGGCGAGCGACTACACTCGTGGACTTTCCCTCCAAGCTATTAAATTGGTCTTTGAAAACCTTGAAACATCTGTTAAAAAAGCAACAGAAGAATCACGCGAAAAAATGCATAATGCGTCAACAATGGCTGGTATGGCCTTTGCGAATGCCTTCCTAGGTATTTGTCACTCAATCGCTCACAAAGTTGGTGGTGAATGGGGAATTCCTCACGGACGTACCAATGCTATCTTGTTGCCACACATTATCCGTTACAATGCCAAAGATCCTCAAAAACATGCGATGTTCCCTAAATATGACTTCTTCCGTGCGGAAAAAGACTATGCTGACATTGCACGCTTTATGGGATTTGAGGGTAAAAATGACGCTGAGTTAGCTGAAGAACTTGCTCGTCGTGTTTATAAACTTGGTAAAGCTGTAGGCATTGATATGAACTGGAAAGCACAAGGCGTTACAAAAGAGCAATTGAAAGCTGATGCAGATCGTTTAGCTGAAAAAGCATACGAAGACCAATGTACAACAGCTAATCCAAAAGAACCACTTATCTCTGAACTTAAAGAAATTATCGAAATTGCTTACGATTACAAAGATTAA
- a CDS encoding ABC transporter ATP-binding protein — MLNLEKVTKKYGRKVVLQNIDLDFKDQSGVYGLLGRNGVGKTTMMKIINDMIASYDGRISTSFDLAHIVFVTSAVADNNTIFQGKITNLLRYYASMYPKFDSDYATDLLAQFKLNPKLKIKKLSTGNKTLVYNILGLATRETVTVFDEPTNGLDSVNRQKFFDIMLEDYAQYPRLIILSTHLIQEVENYLSHVIMLKDTSLIMDDDIEDIQKRAVRISNASLPNKRVIHQRQLGSMTENYLFDTVTEEDIQEVTGQGGKVDYYDLQTLFNYLVED, encoded by the coding sequence ATGCTTAATTTAGAGAAGGTCACCAAAAAGTATGGTCGAAAAGTTGTTTTGCAAAACATTGATTTAGATTTTAAAGATCAATCAGGTGTTTATGGTTTGCTTGGTCGAAATGGTGTGGGAAAGACGACCATGATGAAGATCATCAACGATATGATTGCATCATACGATGGCCGTATTAGTACCAGTTTTGACTTAGCTCATATTGTCTTTGTTACGAGTGCTGTGGCTGACAATAATACCATCTTCCAAGGAAAGATAACCAACTTACTGCGCTATTATGCGAGCATGTATCCTAAGTTTGATAGTGACTATGCTACGGATCTCCTGGCACAGTTCAAGCTTAATCCCAAACTTAAAATCAAAAAATTATCAACCGGTAACAAGACATTAGTCTACAATATCTTAGGACTTGCGACTCGTGAAACAGTAACAGTTTTTGATGAACCAACCAATGGCTTAGACTCTGTAAACCGTCAGAAATTCTTTGATATTATGTTAGAGGATTATGCTCAGTATCCGCGTCTCATTATCTTATCTACCCATCTCATCCAAGAAGTCGAAAACTACTTATCGCATGTCATCATGCTTAAAGATACTTCGTTAATAATGGATGACGATATTGAAGACATTCAAAAAAGAGCAGTCCGCATTAGTAATGCAAGTCTTCCTAATAAACGTGTCATTCACCAGCGTCAGTTAGGCAGTATGACAGAAAATTATCTCTTTGATACGGTTACTGAAGAGGATATTCAAGAAGTAACTGGTCAAGGTGGAAAAGTGGATTATTATGACTTACAGACACTCTTTAATTACTTGGTGGAGGACTAA
- a CDS encoding GntR family transcriptional regulator, which translates to MNESVPIYMQISQMIEDEILSGHFKVDDKVPSTNEFAKMMQVNPATAGKGLKDLVDQGILYKKRGVGMYVTTEARDLIIAKRQQAFSQQMLPAFLQEAKRLDISLDRLIEMIKEEKDA; encoded by the coding sequence GTGAATGAATCGGTTCCTATTTACATGCAGATCTCACAAATGATCGAAGATGAGATTTTGAGTGGGCATTTCAAGGTTGATGATAAGGTTCCATCGACCAATGAATTTGCCAAAATGATGCAGGTCAATCCCGCAACGGCAGGTAAGGGATTAAAGGACCTAGTGGACCAGGGCATTTTATATAAGAAAAGGGGGGTGGGCATGTATGTCACCACAGAGGCGAGGGATTTGATTATCGCCAAGAGACAGCAAGCTTTCAGTCAGCAGATGCTTCCAGCCTTTTTACAGGAAGCTAAGCGATTGGATATTTCACTAGATCGCCTAATAGAGATGATTAAGGAGGAGAAGGATGCTTAA